The Polyangium mundeleinium genome contains the following window.
TTCCGGGCAACGCCACCCGAAAACACGCCTCCAGATGATCCCCTTGCCACGCGATCCCCTTGGCCCGCGCACAAAGCGCCGCCCGGATCCCATACACCGCATGCATCGGCACCCCTGGCGGACACTCGTGCCGATGCGATATCCAATCGAAGAAGTCGACCGCCTTCTGCGAGAGCGCGACCGACGTCTCCGCATCACACCACAGGATCACCTTGAGCTTCCGACGCGCGAAGACCGGACGCTGCTGGTTCAGCCAGTCCGCATCCTCCGCCCGCGGCGCAAGGATCATCACCGCGCCCTCCGGCACCTCGTACACGGCCCGCACGTCCGTATAGACCTCGACGTCCGGATACGTCGGCAAAAGGGCGAGGACGAGGTCGCGCAGCCGCTCCGGGCGCGCGTGGTCCACGAGGACGAGCAGGCCCCGGCCCTCGCCCGCAAGCTTCAGCTCGCGGAGGATGGCGTCGAGCCAGGCTCCTTCACGAGGTGCATCGTCAGGAGGGGGTGCGGGTAGAACCATTCCGACTCGTTGGGGTACGGGAGAAGCGTGCCATAGGTCAGGAGCTCCTGCGCGAGCGGATGCTCCGGCAAGCGATGCTCGGGATCGGCGGCGACCTGCTCCAGCATGTCGATGTGCCCCGTGTGCAGGCCCATCTCGCGCTGCCGCCGCATCGTGTCCAGCACGTCCTTCACGGTCTTCTCGGACGCGACGGCCTCGTCCGCGTCCCATGCTTGCTCCGCGACCGCCTGCACGAAACGAATGAAATCCCGCGCCCGCCCGCCCGATCGATAGGCGAGCCGGTGAAGGAGCTCGTCGGGAATCAGCCTCTGGTTGTTCCTTTTCTGGATGTGCTCGACCCGGCGGTCGAAAAGCTGGCAGAAGAATTCGACTCCCGGGCCCGGCTTTCGGGGATCCGCTTGAAGGAGGACGGGTTCGTTGACCAGGACGCGCACGGTGCTCCAGCCACGAATCGCGGCCGTGGACGGATGATGCCGCAGCGCAAAGGGGCCGCAGACGATGCTCGGACAGTCGAGCTTCGAGATGATCTGCGAATCGACGAAAAGCGCCTTGGCCCGCTCGATGTCACGAATTCGATCGAGGCCGTCGATGACGAAAAGCACTGGGCGGCTCCTGCGGCGCGCCTCGGTCACGAGGTTGTTCACGCACCCGAGCAGCGTCTGCATGTCGGGGTCCTGATCCGGCAATTCACGCGCGCTGCGGCCCACCGGCAAGCTCAATTTGAGCGCGCCGAACGCGTCTGCGACGAGCTTGCCCATCACCGGCACCGCCGCGGCCGGCGCTCCCGTCGCCATCGCCACGCCGCCCGAGGCCACCGTGAGCAGCGCTTTCGTCAAGACCCCCACGTCGACCTCGGCGGCCCTCGGCGTATCGGTCCGCCGTGCCGCCCGGGACCAGGCCTCGGCGAAATCCTGGACGAGCTCCTTTGGCAGCTCCATCCCGCATTGCCGGCGAAACTCCGCGATGAGGTGCAGGCCGGCGAGGAAACAGACCTCCCACGGGCTGACTTTCTGGAGCGCGCTCGGGTCCTGGACGACGTCCGAAAAATGCCGTTCGAGGTCGAGGAACACGACGAGCTCGATGCCCTGGCGTTGCTCGACAAGCCGAAGGAGCTCGGTCGTCTTGCCCGTCCCCGTCGTCCCGGTGAAGAGCACGCGCGGCGTACCGAACGTCCGCCCGAGCGCCTTCACGATCTGCGTGACGGGGCCATCGGTCCGATCCACGCGAATCCGGCTGTCGTACGCGGGCTGCTCGGGATCGAACAGCTTGTAGACCTCCTCCCAGTCCTGCCTCGCCGACATGCCCCGCACCCTACCATGCCCCGACCGGCAGGTCCGCTTCGGCGCCGCGCCCAAAGCCCCGGACCGCTCGCCCCTTCGCGCCCGGCGTATCGCCAGGTTCCGCCCGGATCCCCCCGACCTCTCCTCGGCGCACCGCCCGGCCCCACCCCGACCGCCCCGACCTCCACCTGGCGCCCCGCCAAGCCTCTCCCCTCCCCTCCCGACCTCCACCTGGCGCCTCGCCAAGCCCCTCCCCTCCCCTCCCGACCTCCCTCGGCGCCTCGCCAAGCCCCTCCCGGACCGCTCCGACCCCGGCCAGGCGCCTCGCCAAGCCCCTCCCCTCCCCTCCCGACCCCCACCTGGCGCCTCGCCAAGCCCCTCCTCTCCCCTCCCGACCTCCCGTTGGCGCTTCGCCGCTCCGTTTTTGAGCGCCCCGCTCCGTTTTGGAGCGCTCGCCGCTCCGTTTCGGAGCACCCGCCCTCCGCTCCCAACCCTCGCCCCCTTCTTTTCCGCCCCATTCCACGCTGGCATCCGACTTGCCATATCGATCCCCCGAAACCCGCCGCGCGGCATTCCGCCGCGCTCGGTTCAGCGAGGTGTTTCCCGTGCCGAAGAACCATTCCCCCGCCAAGCTCTCCCGCGCCGAAAAAGCCACCATCGGCCGCAAGCTCCACGAAAACCTCATCCTCCGCGCCCAAAATGGCCCGCCCGAGCCCACGCTCGACGCCTTCATCCCCCAGCTCGACGCCACGACGACGCGCCTCGAAGCGCACGTCGCCGGCAAAGACGAGACGAGCGCCGCGCGCGTCGCGCATGCCGACCGCAGCGAGAAGGCCGATATCGAGGTCGATACCATCGGCCGGCACATCGAGGGGTACATCGACGTCGAAGGCAGCCGCCGGGCTGGTCCCTACGTCGTCTCGGCGCGCGCCCTCCATACCGCCGCATTCCCGCGCGGGCGCGCATTCCTCGATGATCACGTCCCCGACGAGAACCGGGAGGTCCGGAGGATCCTCGCCGTCCTGCGCGCGCCGGAGCACGCAGCGACGCTCGCGGGCATTTCGTTTCCCATGGAATGGATCGAGCGGCTCGACTTCGCGGTCGGAGAGAGTGAGCTCGCGCTCGCGGAAAGAGCCACGGCGCGTGGCGCGGTCGGCGACCATGTCAGCCTGGGGAAGGCGGCAGAGGCCGCGTGGGTCGACGTGGTCGGGCGGCTGCGCAAATACCTCGAATGCCGCGTGCCGGCGGGGAATGTCGAGGTCGCCCGCGAGAATCGGGCCCTGCTCGCTCCCCTGAACGACGCCGTCGCCCATGCAAAGGCGCTCGCCGCGAGCCGCGCGACGCGGCGGGGGAAACAGGCCACGCAGCCCGCCCCCGAGAGCACGAGCGGCTGATTCGCCTCCCCCTCCCCGACCCTCCCTGCTCCACCTCCGCGCGTGGAGTGGGGAGGGTTCCCCTCTACGGCGCCCGATACCGCGCCGTCACCCACAACGTCCGCCCCGGCAGCGGAAACCCCAGAAAGTCGCTCACCGGCATCGCCACGCTCGTCCGGAGCAGCTCCGACGGCACCCCGAACGTGCGCACGTCGAACAGGTTCTGCACCTCGACGCCGATCCGCAACGCGCGCATGCGCGGCACGTCGAGCGAGGCGCCCGCGCTGTGGAAGAAGCGCGGCGGGACGAGGAGCGTGCCCGCCGTGTCCACCGTCGTGCCCGCCACCGCGTCGATGCCATACCGCAGCCGCACCGGGCCGAATCGATACGCCGCGTCGTACGAGAGGTCGTGCAGCGGGCGGCCCGGCAGCGGGCGGCCGTAGGAGAGCGGATCCGCGCCGAGGTTTTCCGTGTGCATGAGCGTGTAGCTCAACGTGGTCGCGAGGTTCGCAGCGACGAGCGAGGCCGAGACCTCCGCGCCCACGATACGCGCCGCGTCCACGTTGCTCGCGCGGAAGGTGCTGCGCCCGAGCGGGAGGAAGACGATGAGGTCACGCGGCGACGTGACGAACCCGACGAGCTCGTAGCGGAACGTCGCGCGGCCCGCCGCGACGTCGCCATGCACGCCGACGTCGGCCGCGAGCGCGCCTTCGACACGCAAGCGCGGGTCGCCGAGCAAGCTGCCGCGATCTCCGTAGAGCTCGACGAAGCTCGGGAAGCGGCGAAGGAAGCCGCCGTGCGCCGAGAGGATCGCCGCGTCGGAGAAGCGGTACGAGGCGCCGAGGTGGCCACTCGGGACGAGGTCCGCCGCCGTGGGGTTCGTGTCGCCCGTCGGGGAGAGCAAGGCAGGGACGTCGGTCGCGCGGTCGCGGCGCGCGTCGAGGCGCGCGGTCGCGAAGAGGCGGAGCGGTTCGGACGGGCGCAGTTCGAGCTCGACGCCGGCGCCGCCCGCGAGGCGTGAGGCCGTGGTGCCCGCGAGGACGGCGCTCGTCTCGGGAGGCGTGAGCGACTCGCCGCGGAGGTCGAGGAAGACGCCGAGGCTCGCGTGCGCGGCGCGCGGGATCACGACGCGGTAACCGACGGAGCCGCCCGCCGCGAGGATCGTCTGGCGCGCGTCGACGCCGACACGCGTGGGATCGATTTCGCCATACGGATCCGAGTAGGTCGCGCCCTCGCGTCGTCCCCACGCTTGCAGGCGGAGCGAGCCACGCGCGACGTCACGCACGGTGGCGTCGACGCCGAGGACGAGGCGATCCGTTTCGAGGCGCGGGAAGAGCGTGGTGTACGTGGCGGAGCCGGGCAGTCCGACGCGGCGCGCGTCGGCGAGGAAGGTCGCGCCGACGGAGCCCCACGATCGTTCGAGCGCGACGCGGCCGACCGCGCCCGCCGAGACGGCGCCCGCGTTCGTGCGCGTGCGCGTGCCGCGCTTTCCCGTGAACGGGTCCGTGACCTCGTAGGAGAAGTCGCCGTCGGAGCGCGCGCCGAAGACGCCGAGGCCAAGCGTGACGTCGCCGATCTTGCGCGCGTCGCCGGCGCGGACCTTGAGCGCGCCGAAGGAGCCGGCGAGCGCTTGCCACTCGGTGCGCGCGCCCGCGAGCGGCGTCGGCGGATCGATGACGAGGACGCCCCCGAGGTACCCCGTGGCGCCGAGCGAGGCCGGCGCGAAGCCGCGGTAGACGCGGAAGCTCGCGCCAGGCCAGAGCGGGAGCGCGCCGACGTCGAACGAAGGATCGGCGCCGCTCGTGAGCGGGATGCCGGCGAGCAAGACGCCGACCTGCGTGGACGCGGAGCCACGAATGGAGAGCGTGGCCTGCGCGCCGTCGGCGCCGAGGCGACGCACGTGCACGCTCGGCAGCTCGGCGACGAGCGAAGCGGCATCCACAGGCTCGCGGGCGCGATCGTCGATCGACGCGCGCGAGACGAACGCAGGCGTGGTGGAGCCACGGACGGTGACGTCGAGCGCGGGCTTCGTGGGTTCGTCGGCGGCGTCGTCCTCCGCATGGCCACGCGCGGGGCTCCCGAGCGCCGCGACGAGCGCGGTCGCGCCGAGAAAACGTGCGCTCGTGCGGGGAGACATGCCGATCCGGGGACGTGGTCACCCGTGCGCCCACGGGGACGAACCGCGCCGTTGGTAGATCGATCCCCACCGCGAGGCGAGCGTTTGATGCATTGGGGCCGCCCTCGACGCAAAAAGACGCGGAGAGCGGCTCGCGGGCTGGAATCTCGCGTTACCACCAGGCGAGCGAGTTGATGCTGGTTCCTTCCTTCCCGGAAATTCTGCTGCTACGAAGGTTCCATGAAGACGCGCACGACACACCGCCTGCTTGCTGCAGGTCTCGCTGCCGCCGGGGCCTTCGTGGCGTACTCGCCGGACGCCCACGCCGTCGACTGGGTGATCAAAAACCCTTCGCAACACCCGGCGTACCGGGCCGAGCTCGAGCCGCACGCCAACTTCATCCTGTTCCGACGCGGCTACGGCATCGGTCGATATGGCTCGGGGGCTGAGCTCGGCGGTGGCTTCCGCGCCACGATCGAGCTCGCCGATCCGATGTTCATCAAGAAGATCAACAACACGATCGGCATCTCGTTCGGCATCGATTTCACCCAGTGTCGCTACTGTCGTTACTACCGCGACAACTACGCGATCTGGTCGCCCGTGGCGCTCCAGTGGAACTTCTTCTTCACGCGGAGCTGGAGCGGGTTCGCCGAGTTCGGCGGCATTCTCCGCAGCGAGGGCGCCTTCCGCTACGTCGACATCGACCCGGCGTTCTGGGTCGGCACGCGCATCCACTTCAACAACGACATCGCGCTGACCTTCCGCCTCGGGTACCCGATGTTCAGCGTCGGCGTGTCCTTCTTCGTCGGGAGCTGACCGCGCCCCCGGGGCCCGCCTCCCCGCTCGCCGGGGAGGGGCCCGCCCCCAGGCGGCCTCGGACGCCCCCCGAGAGGCCCCCTCATCCGACGCAAAAAGCACGGTAAAGCTGGTGATCCGAGCGCATCTCCTGCGTGCGGATCGTCTGCCGGGCAGGTAGACTGGCGACGATGTTCGGGATCCTGGCCCTCGCCTTGTTGATGGTGGTCCACGAAGGGGGGCACTTCCTCGCAGCGCGTACGTTCGGGATGCGCGTGCTGAAGTTCTCGATCGGGTTCGGACCGACGTTCTTCAAGATCTCCCCGAAGGACGGCTACTACTGGTTCACCTCGGCCGCCGAGAAGGTGAAGCTCAGGCTCTGGAAGCACGACGCCGAGAAGCAAGGGCCGACGGTCTACCAGGTCGCGATGATCCCCTTCCTGGCGTACGTGCAGATCGACGGGATGAACCCGCTCGAAGAGGTGGACCCGAAGGACAAGGGCAACTTCTCGAACGGGAGCCTGTGGGGTCGCATCGTGACGATCTTCAGCGGCCCGCTCGCGAACTACCTCTTCGCCTCGGTGTTCTTCTTCGGCGCGACGCTCTACGGCGGCAAAGCAGCCGAGGTCGTCATCAACAACGAGCGGCAGCTCCTCACCTACGTCGACGCGTTGCCCGGCCGGCCGGCGCATAACGCGGGCGTGCAGCCCGGCGACAAGATCGTCGAGGTCGCCGGCACGCCCGTCGCGACGTGGAACGAGATGGCGGAGCAGATCTCGAAGCGGCCGGGCGCGCCGATCAAGGTGGTGGTCGAGCGAAAGGTCGACGACAACCACGAGGAGCGCAAGACGCTCGACATCACGCCCTCGAACGAGGACGGCAAGGGCAAGATCGGCGTCGCGCCGCACAAGCTGCCCGTGCCGCTCAAGGAGGCGGCGATC
Protein-coding sequences here:
- a CDS encoding M50 family metallopeptidase; translated protein: MFGILALALLMVVHEGGHFLAARTFGMRVLKFSIGFGPTFFKISPKDGYYWFTSAAEKVKLRLWKHDAEKQGPTVYQVAMIPFLAYVQIDGMNPLEEVDPKDKGNFSNGSLWGRIVTIFSGPLANYLFASVFFFGATLYGGKAAEVVINNERQLLTYVDALPGRPAHNAGVQPGDKIVEVAGTPVATWNEMAEQISKRPGAPIKVVVERKVDDNHEERKTLDITPSNEDGKGKIGVAPHKLPVPLKEAAIFALTEPPKVVKSIGAGLSQLFRGNTEDLGGPLRMMKETEDAAKQGLAAYLWLLGVLSAYIGIFNLLPFPALDGGRLVFLAYEAVTRRKPNAMVEVYTNGFGILTLLGLALYITVFKDVPHMLSK
- a CDS encoding TonB-dependent receptor plug domain-containing protein, yielding MSPRTSARFLGATALVAALGSPARGHAEDDAADEPTKPALDVTVRGSTTPAFVSRASIDDRAREPVDAASLVAELPSVHVRRLGADGAQATLSIRGSASTQVGVLLAGIPLTSGADPSFDVGALPLWPGASFRVYRGFAPASLGATGYLGGVLVIDPPTPLAGARTEWQALAGSFGALKVRAGDARKIGDVTLGLGVFGARSDGDFSYEVTDPFTGKRGTRTRTNAGAVSAGAVGRVALERSWGSVGATFLADARRVGLPGSATYTTLFPRLETDRLVLGVDATVRDVARGSLRLQAWGRREGATYSDPYGEIDPTRVGVDARQTILAAGGSVGYRVVIPRAAHASLGVFLDLRGESLTPPETSAVLAGTTASRLAGGAGVELELRPSEPLRLFATARLDARRDRATDVPALLSPTGDTNPTAADLVPSGHLGASYRFSDAAILSAHGGFLRRFPSFVELYGDRGSLLGDPRLRVEGALAADVGVHGDVAAGRATFRYELVGFVTSPRDLIVFLPLGRSTFRASNVDAARIVGAEVSASLVAANLATTLSYTLMHTENLGADPLSYGRPLPGRPLHDLSYDAAYRFGPVRLRYGIDAVAGTTVDTAGTLLVPPRFFHSAGASLDVPRMRALRIGVEVQNLFDVRTFGVPSELLRTSVAMPVSDFLGFPLPGRTLWVTARYRAP